The Chryseobacterium indicum genome includes a window with the following:
- a CDS encoding oxygenase MpaB family protein → MEKTILQPRFKDSQHFKDFWTKGNGKQLLDFSGAEVGFKDFEKFASYFYDVDEVGDQVVKDVYLTQKFHEASREIEGYIRNGVSENDDIPESVKQLFLQTQKIPDWLDYDLIKSGAELCMRSNVDSLISLRDYCLIGGYDYAYLNKPLIATEALKKGAVKRLSETLDFWVNVTRYDALEVHKKGYEFAIKTRLIHSYARVSIKKYYKDWDTENWGEPINSWDMMATYIGFSLVFMHSLHKLGNTFSEEEEKGLFHLWKYVGYLLGIPEDLLPNDKVQATQYFYLWTSVQPSADEDSVLLAHSLLNESLENPILKYNFQRKNLRYLHICCTWFLLDDEVCKRLKIPEVSNRKAFPVTKRMITKIVDRLVSREARIKKGNKDQMKVLSDYLSITQNSNFH, encoded by the coding sequence ATGGAGAAAACAATTTTACAGCCACGCTTTAAAGATTCGCAGCATTTTAAGGATTTCTGGACAAAAGGCAACGGAAAGCAGCTTCTTGATTTTTCAGGAGCAGAAGTCGGTTTTAAAGATTTCGAAAAGTTTGCATCTTATTTTTATGATGTGGATGAAGTCGGCGATCAGGTTGTAAAAGATGTTTATCTCACTCAAAAATTTCATGAAGCTTCAAGAGAAATTGAAGGCTACATCCGAAATGGAGTTTCGGAAAATGATGATATTCCGGAAAGCGTAAAACAGCTTTTCCTGCAGACTCAGAAAATTCCTGACTGGCTGGATTATGATCTGATTAAAAGCGGTGCAGAACTCTGCATGAGAAGCAATGTGGATTCTCTGATCTCTCTTCGTGATTACTGCCTGATCGGAGGTTATGATTATGCTTACCTCAACAAACCCCTTATTGCAACGGAAGCCTTAAAAAAAGGCGCTGTAAAAAGACTTTCTGAAACGCTTGATTTTTGGGTAAATGTTACCCGATATGATGCTTTGGAAGTTCATAAAAAAGGATATGAATTTGCTATAAAAACCCGGCTGATTCATTCTTACGCAAGAGTTTCCATTAAAAAATATTATAAAGACTGGGACACGGAAAACTGGGGAGAACCCATTAATTCATGGGATATGATGGCAACGTATATTGGCTTCAGTCTTGTTTTTATGCACAGTCTGCACAAACTGGGAAACACGTTTTCTGAAGAGGAAGAAAAAGGGCTTTTCCACCTTTGGAAATATGTAGGTTATCTTTTGGGAATACCGGAAGATCTTTTACCAAATGATAAAGTACAGGCAACACAGTATTTTTATCTGTGGACTTCGGTTCAGCCTTCTGCGGATGAAGATTCTGTTTTACTGGCTCATTCTCTTCTGAATGAATCGCTGGAAAACCCGATTCTGAAATACAACTTTCAGAGAAAGAATCTTCGCTATCTCCACATCTGCTGTACATGGTTTTTACTGGATGATGAAGTATGCAAAAGACTGAAGATTCCGGAGGTTTCCAACAGAAAGGCTTTTCCTGTAACGAAAAGAATGATTACCAAAATCGTTGACCGACTCGTGAGCCGTGAAGCCAGAATAAAAAAAGGGAATAAAGATCAGATGAAAGTTCTGAGTGATTATCTCAGCATCACCCAAAATTCTAATTTCCATTAA
- a CDS encoding response regulator transcription factor has translation MDNSEKKHPLVEVWNSYSGVGRQEKHISNIPPIERIIGEMFAIGEFYYYVLNLTNSVISNHHPDILKIHGLQEYPQNLKDVIDLVHPDDIEFITKAEQKVVEILMKIGKEHQLFLKPSYCFRMKTASGNYELFHHQAVLTWEDEDKNLVQSINIHTNIHHITKQNPHTVLITGIGHRNDFIQIKIENPALKNDSEINLTKRETEILSLIAKGYSGPEISKMLILSEHTVRTHRKNILAKTNSRNSKELLKKAFEWGLI, from the coding sequence ATGGATAATTCGGAAAAAAAACATCCCTTGGTTGAAGTCTGGAATTCCTATTCAGGCGTAGGAAGACAGGAGAAACATATTTCCAATATCCCTCCGATTGAGCGTATCATTGGTGAAATGTTTGCGATAGGAGAATTTTATTATTACGTATTAAATCTTACCAACAGTGTAATTTCTAACCATCATCCTGATATTTTAAAAATTCATGGGTTACAAGAATATCCGCAGAATCTAAAAGATGTGATTGACCTGGTTCATCCCGATGATATAGAATTCATTACCAAAGCCGAACAGAAAGTCGTGGAAATTTTAATGAAAATCGGTAAAGAGCATCAGCTTTTTCTTAAACCCAGTTACTGTTTCAGAATGAAAACCGCTTCAGGAAATTACGAGCTTTTTCATCATCAGGCGGTTCTTACGTGGGAAGATGAGGATAAAAATCTGGTTCAGTCTATTAATATCCATACCAATATCCATCATATTACAAAACAGAATCCACATACTGTTCTGATTACGGGAATTGGTCACAGGAACGATTTCATTCAGATTAAAATTGAAAATCCTGCCTTAAAAAACGACTCGGAAATTAATTTAACCAAAAGAGAAACAGAAATTCTTTCGCTTATTGCCAAAGGATATTCCGGACCGGAAATTTCAAAAATGCTGATTTTATCAGAACATACAGTCCGTACTCACAGAAAGAATATCTTAGCAAAAACAAACTCCAGAAACAGCAAAGAACTGTTGAAAAAAGCGTTTGAATGGGGATTGATATAA